TTGCCGTTGTCATGGAAGCTGTTGGCGCCATACGCGCCGGTATCACGCACGTAAATCGTGAAGTAACCGCTGGGCGAATTGGCGGTGGGGTAGCACTTGATGCGTCCGTCGGCGAAGTTGACGCCGAAAAAGCACTCGTTGCCGCCCATCACGGTGGCGACGTACGTGCTGCTGGTCACCCACTGTGAGTCGATGATCCGCTGCCCGCTGCCGGTGTCGCCGTATGCGAAAGAGAAGGCCTCGTCGTCTATGAAGGGCACCAGGCCGGAGGTGTCGCTTCCCTCGTACCCGCTGGGATCGACGCCGCTGAAGAGAATCAGGGAATACAGTTCTTTGATCGTCGGCAGGCGCCAATCGTCGTAACCGGCGAGTGAGAAACTCTCCGCACCCGCAGCGGCCTCACCAAACGACATCTTGTCGCCGGGGTCCTGCTGCCACATCAAGCCGGTGACCAGGTCGGTGACGGTGCCGTCGCCGTTATCCTCGTACGCGGGCTGAGGGCCGTCGACCTGCGCGTCCTGGCCGAAGAACGAGCCGTTTGCCGATGGACAACCTATGGCGCTCGCATTGCCGTAGCACGTTGTCTGGTTGGTATCGACAATGGGGTAATCGTATTCTGCGGCGTCGTCGTCATTATCGTTATTGTCGTCATCACCGGCGGTGTCGTCGTCATTGTCGTTATTGTCGTCATCATCGGCGGTGTCGTCATCGTCGTCGCCGCAGGCGCCGGCCAACAAAAGCGCCGGAATCAACAGTAGTGCCATCCAAAACCATGCCGTTCGTTTCATGCGTGTATCTCCTAAAGCTTGCCGTTCCCGATTCGACTGCAAATCAATTTACTCGACCATCGTAAAGCTTTTGTCACGCGAAAGGGCCTATTTGTAAAGATTCGGTAAAACAGGGCGGTCATCATGAGACGGAATTTCATCGATTTGACAAAGAGAGAGGCTGCTTTGTAGATTTCTGTATTCGTTTGGTTTTTTTAGAAAAAGCGCAACTCTTTTATGAAGATTTGGAAACGTCATGTTCGATTATCGAAATGTGGTTGCCGTTTTCGTATTCTTTGGCTTTAACCTGTTCGGGCTGGCGTCGTGTACGACTTATTCCAATTTGACGACCGCCAAAACGCTGGAACGCGGTGAATTCGAACTCGGCGTGATCGGATCCGGCCACTTCGTGGGGGACAGCACTTTTTACGGCGCCGGGGTGAGCGGTCGCGCCGGCCTCAACCCGTGGCTTGACCTCGGGGGCAAGATCGAAACGAATTTCATGCCCGGCGGCGGCTACAATCCGTACGCGACGGTGACGACCGCGGACCTGAAATTCGGGCTGCTCGACGAAGAGAACAAACCTCTCTCGCTGGCGTTGATGCCGGGCGTAAGCATTGGCCTGATCAATTCGAACCTGATGACGACTTTGTTGGTAAGCCGTCGTTTCGGCCGCTGGGAACCGGTCTTTGCATACCGTCCGCAGGCGATCTATTTCTACGGCATGAAACTCGAAGATGACGATGACGACGACGATGGTGACGACGACGATCTGCTCTTGATCTCACCGGGGTGGGGTCTTCAGAACGACCTGTTCGTGGGTTGCCGCATCCAGGTCGCCGGACCGTTTCACGTCTTCCCCGAATTCGGCGCGAGCATCAATCAAGTCGGTAACGCGATGTTCCACGTCAACGTGGGCCTGCAGTTTGTGTTCAAATAGGGTGATCACCAGGTTGACGGCCGGCATGTCGGTTCCTCGAATCCTGACCATTGCGTGACCTAATCCGAACAGCTTGCGAAGAAATGGAAGCGGGTCGCCGCTGCCCCTTTTTTTGTCGGGGTTGGCCGGTTAACCTTTGTGCGGCTCGGTGGCCGCGATTCCGAGGCCGCAACACGCGGCGGGATTGCCGGTTTCCGGTAACTGCCAACGAAACGTAGGACGGTTTATGCGCCCGCGAAATTCATCAGCCTCTGATCGACCGCCCCTTTTCACGCGGCTTTTTTTGGCGGTGACATTCTCCAACCTCTTTCTCGCCTCGTCCTTTTTCGCTTTGATGCCGACATTGCCGCTGTATATGCGCAATGTTTTCGGCTTCGACAACAGCCAGATCGGCATGGTGATCGCCGTGTTTTCGATCGCCGGATTGTTGGTGCGACCCTTTGCCGGTTACTTGCTGGACTCCCTACCGCGTTTCGCCGTGTTCATGACGGCGTTCGTTCTAATTTCCGCTCTGTATGGTGCGTACGCGCTGGCCGGCGGCATGATCGGCCTGATTTGTGTGCGGCTGTTGCACGGCGGCACCTGGGCGACCGTTACCACGGCGACCTCGACAATGGTGGTGGATATTCTTCCGGTTCAGCGCCGGGGGGAGGGGATCGGTATCTTTGCCTTGGCGTTTCCGCTGGCCACGGCGATCGGACCGGTGATCGGGCTGGCGATCATGGCGCAGTGGGGATCGACCGTCTTGTTTGTGGCGTTATCGCTGATTTCATTTGTCGGGCTCGGCGTCGGTGTGATGACCCGGGGCGCGCCGTCGCCGGAGAAACCGCGGCCGTTTCGCATCGCCGACTTGTTGTTGAAAAAGGCGCTGCCCGTGTCGATCACAATGTTGTTTCTCACCTTCCCGTACGGTGGCGCGCTGGTTTTCGCCAGTCTGTATGCGGCCGAAAAAGACCTGGGCTCGTCCGGCCCGTTTTTCGTCGTCTTTTCGGTCTGCCTGATTTTGGCGCGCGTGCTGTTTGGACGCGGCTTCGATCGCGGTCAGATCCGCGGGCCGGTTGTCGGGGCGATGGCGCTTTTTGCGGCCGGGCTGTTTTGGCTCAGTTTCGTGGGCAACGCGTGGCAGTTCGCGATGGCGGGCGGCATGATCGGCTTCGGCTTCGGTATCATCATGCCGCTTCTGCAAACCATGGCCAACAGCGTGG
This genomic stretch from Candidatus Lernaella stagnicola harbors:
- a CDS encoding MFS transporter, with the translated sequence MTFSNLFLASSFFALMPTLPLYMRNVFGFDNSQIGMVIAVFSIAGLLVRPFAGYLLDSLPRFAVFMTAFVLISALYGAYALAGGMIGLICVRLLHGGTWATVTTATSTMVVDILPVQRRGEGIGIFALAFPLATAIGPVIGLAIMAQWGSTVLFVALSLISFVGLGVGVMTRGAPSPEKPRPFRIADLLLKKALPVSITMLFLTFPYGGALVFASLYAAEKDLGSSGPFFVVFSVCLILARVLFGRGFDRGQIRGPVVGAMALFAAGLFWLSFVGNAWQFAMAGGMIGFGFGIIMPLLQTMANSVAKPNERGAANSTFFISFDLGIGVGSYITGFWAKQTSLENVYLFSWSFIVLGLAVFLLWAYPYWRRLRPQVG
- a CDS encoding DUF1566 domain-containing protein, yielding MKRTAWFWMALLLIPALLLAGACGDDDDDTADDDDNNDNDDDTAGDDDNNDNDDDAAEYDYPIVDTNQTTCYGNASAIGCPSANGSFFGQDAQVDGPQPAYEDNGDGTVTDLVTGLMWQQDPGDKMSFGEAAAGAESFSLAGYDDWRLPTIKELYSLILFSGVDPSGYEGSDTSGLVPFIDDEAFSFAYGDTGSGQRIIDSQWVTSSTYVATVMGGNECFFGVNFADGRIKCYPTANSPSGYFTIYVRDTGAYGANSFHDNGNDTVADDATGLIWQQDDSQQGMVWEDALAYCEDLELGDRDDWRLPNAKELQSIVDYDRSPDTTSSAATDPVFNVSSITNEAGQTDFPFFWTSTTHANFTTDHDGANAVYVAFGRALGYMDGNWIDVHGAGAQRSDPKEGDPADYPEGHGPQGDAIRIFNYVRCVCDDPNAGVGDDDDDDNNDDNDDNDDDSTPPGEPPQEAIDACNDKDEGDDCEFEAPEGTLTGTCEIREELLVCVPEGAPPPPLPAFEN